In Halobacteriovorax marinus SJ, the following proteins share a genomic window:
- a CDS encoding cell division protein FtsQ/DivIB: protein MIKNSAKIRFLLIAPVILLFVFMVEEGVSSLGVEKRQEVKYRTSFGRCPSRAAGTLTLQLIKSFEKNKSLKDVKTKIVKDKLDEKHFISSYKVKYDPLKKYLHFTYECPEPLMKVQIYKEGGLESYEAVLVDNGKLFDPTYEVLLRNEKKLSYDLPYLALPVGDMDEKIQKDITELVSGMPLTFRKKLAEIIINDDKELTIILSLNNHPSSVFMGGTEWGVKMTKLAKIVNYMELKKKIPAIINLTNSKKVVVKFNDKF from the coding sequence ATGATTAAAAACTCTGCAAAAATTAGATTTCTACTTATAGCTCCAGTTATATTGCTATTCGTTTTTATGGTTGAAGAGGGTGTGAGCTCTCTTGGAGTTGAGAAGCGACAAGAAGTTAAATATAGAACTTCATTTGGTAGATGCCCATCTAGAGCGGCCGGAACGCTGACTCTTCAATTAATTAAGTCATTTGAAAAAAATAAGTCACTAAAAGATGTAAAGACTAAAATTGTTAAAGACAAGCTTGATGAGAAGCACTTTATTTCATCTTATAAGGTGAAGTATGACCCTCTAAAGAAGTACCTACACTTTACCTATGAATGTCCTGAGCCTTTAATGAAGGTTCAGATCTATAAGGAAGGTGGTCTTGAGTCATACGAAGCAGTCTTAGTTGATAATGGGAAACTCTTTGATCCAACTTATGAAGTTCTTCTTAGAAATGAGAAGAAGTTAAGTTACGACCTTCCTTACCTAGCTCTTCCTGTAGGAGACATGGACGAGAAGATTCAAAAAGATATTACTGAATTAGTCTCTGGTATGCCGTTAACTTTTAGAAAGAAGTTAGCAGAGATTATTATCAATGATGATAAAGAACTTACTATTATCCTCTCTCTAAATAATCACCCATCTAGTGTTTTCATGGGTGGCACAGAGTGGGGCGTGAAAATGACGAAGTTAGCCAAGATAGTTAACTATATGGAATTAAAGAAGAAAATACCGGCAATTATAAATCTTACAAATTCAAAAAAAGTTGTTGTCAAGTTTAACGACAAATTCTAA
- a CDS encoding flagellin N-terminal helical domain-containing protein yields the protein MGLRINTNVQSLAAQRSLGNVKEEQGTNLEKMASGSRINKASDDAAGLAISEKLKANIRGSQQAKRNAGDGISMIQTAEGGLNEVSNILVRLRELSVQAASDTVGDQERQFSDLEFQNLVQEVDRIAGSTKFNGRDLLTGEGETADFQVGIMNDDFNDRISYRPQDSAATTDAIGIAGLSVGSKEGAQENLENIDAALNKINGNRASLGALQNRLQSTISNLDVKTENLSSANSRIRDTDIAQTSSELTKANILTSASTSVLAQANSSQNAALKLVG from the coding sequence ATGGGTTTAAGAATTAACACAAATGTACAATCATTAGCAGCACAAAGAAGTTTAGGAAACGTTAAAGAAGAGCAAGGTACTAACCTTGAGAAAATGGCTTCTGGAAGTAGAATTAATAAGGCAAGTGATGATGCCGCAGGTTTAGCGATTAGTGAAAAACTAAAAGCAAATATCAGAGGGTCACAACAAGCTAAAAGAAATGCTGGAGACGGTATCTCTATGATTCAAACGGCAGAAGGTGGACTTAACGAAGTATCAAATATTCTAGTGAGACTGAGAGAGTTATCTGTTCAAGCGGCTTCAGACACAGTTGGAGACCAAGAGAGACAATTCTCAGATTTAGAATTCCAAAACCTTGTACAAGAGGTAGATAGAATTGCTGGGTCAACTAAGTTTAATGGAAGAGATCTATTAACTGGTGAAGGTGAGACAGCAGACTTTCAAGTTGGAATTATGAATGATGACTTTAACGATAGAATTTCATACAGACCACAAGATTCAGCAGCAACTACAGACGCTATTGGAATTGCTGGTCTAAGTGTAGGTTCTAAAGAAGGAGCTCAGGAAAACTTAGAAAATATTGATGCTGCTTTAAATAAGATTAACGGTAATAGAGCAAGCTTAGGTGCTTTACAAAATAGGCTTCAGTCAACTATCTCTAACTTAGACGTAAAGACTGAAAACTTGAGTTCAGCAAATTCAAGAATTAGAGACACAGATATTGCACAGACATCATCTGAGTTAACTAAAGCGAATATCCTAACTTCTGCGTCTACATCTGTACTAGCGCAAGCGAATAGTTCACAGAACGCCGCTCTAAAACTAGTAGGATAA
- the rfaE2 gene encoding D-glycero-beta-D-manno-heptose 1-phosphate adenylyltransferase has product MFKLSENAQNFLKNNQGKKIVFTNGCFDILHSGHVTYLNEAKKQGDLLFLGLNSDASIKRLKGESRPINGEADRKYILENLRCVDCVEVFTEDTPYSLIDAVRPDVLVKGGDWKVTDIVGHDIVLENGGEVKSLIFVDGYSTTGIISSVQGKE; this is encoded by the coding sequence ATGTTTAAACTATCAGAAAATGCTCAAAATTTTCTAAAGAATAATCAAGGTAAGAAGATTGTTTTTACTAATGGTTGCTTTGATATTCTTCACTCTGGTCATGTGACATATTTAAATGAGGCAAAGAAGCAAGGGGACTTGCTCTTTCTTGGACTTAACTCAGATGCAAGTATTAAGCGTTTAAAAGGTGAGTCGAGGCCAATAAATGGTGAGGCCGATAGAAAGTACATTTTAGAAAATTTGAGATGTGTTGATTGTGTAGAGGTATTTACTGAAGACACTCCTTATTCTCTCATCGATGCTGTTCGCCCGGATGTTCTTGTAAAAGGTGGAGACTGGAAAGTCACAGATATCGTAGGGCATGACATTGTTCTTGAAAATGGCGGAGAGGTTAAGAGTTTAATCTTTGTTGATGGTTACTCTACTACTGGAATAATTTCTTCGGTTCAGGGGAAAGAGTAA
- a CDS encoding ribonuclease J: MTKELLKIQPVGGVGQIGSNMTRFVTENDNIIVDAGILFPSEDFFDINYLIPDLSELTNNPPTHLLITHGHEDHIGAIIHVIDKFPEIIIWAPKFAALLMRKKLDYAKVSKNILEYDHNTVLEFNDLCVHPIHVNHSIPDTYGLLFKDNKKRFSTLIVSDFKIDNRSPYEREFDFKKLKSLSKDCEKRVILADSTNILSTNLETPSEGDVLHNFKNIFKKDYENIYLTCFSSNVHRIASAITAAKESGRRVLLYGRSMINYAAVAAECGILNESDYYIDQASLPNKKKVVVILSGCQGDFRGSFRRVAKGEDTHFKPTTKDLFVISSKAIPGNEKKISLLENEITEQGIDIISTRDELIHVSGHPGRNDLAKLYQEYLPDYIVPIHGESLFLKKHIEFIDSLNSNAQAIHISNFDELSINNRLEIEVQKTTPLRPILIHGKAIEIEREHISVRRKLSNQGAIFLSIKTDSLLKRKIQYEYSFFGLPNFFNDDKEDFEYLINSELSGRKVKLLEKTADEIRIIIRRYAHNRLGYKPVTVVHFV, from the coding sequence ATGACTAAAGAGTTGTTAAAAATTCAACCGGTGGGTGGCGTAGGGCAGATTGGCTCTAACATGACCCGCTTCGTGACAGAGAACGACAACATCATTGTTGATGCTGGAATACTCTTTCCAAGTGAAGACTTCTTTGACATCAATTACCTCATCCCAGATTTAAGTGAGCTCACCAATAATCCTCCAACACATTTACTTATAACTCACGGACACGAAGATCATATTGGTGCGATTATTCATGTCATCGACAAGTTTCCAGAGATTATTATTTGGGCCCCTAAGTTTGCAGCACTCTTAATGCGTAAGAAGCTAGACTATGCCAAGGTTTCAAAAAATATATTAGAGTACGATCATAACACCGTGCTTGAGTTCAATGATCTCTGCGTTCACCCAATCCATGTTAATCATTCAATCCCTGACACCTATGGACTTCTCTTTAAAGATAATAAGAAAAGGTTCTCTACTTTAATTGTCTCTGATTTTAAGATTGATAACCGCTCTCCATACGAGCGAGAGTTTGACTTCAAAAAACTAAAGTCTCTCTCAAAAGACTGTGAAAAGAGAGTTATTCTTGCAGATAGCACTAATATTCTATCTACGAACTTAGAAACTCCTTCAGAAGGAGATGTACTTCATAACTTTAAAAATATTTTCAAGAAAGATTATGAAAATATCTACCTTACTTGCTTTAGCTCAAATGTACACAGAATCGCCTCAGCAATTACGGCCGCAAAAGAATCGGGTAGACGTGTTCTTCTCTATGGAAGATCAATGATTAACTATGCTGCTGTAGCGGCTGAGTGTGGTATTTTAAATGAGTCCGATTACTATATTGACCAGGCCTCTCTTCCAAACAAAAAGAAAGTTGTGGTTATACTAAGTGGATGCCAAGGAGATTTCAGAGGATCTTTTAGAAGAGTCGCAAAAGGTGAGGACACTCATTTTAAGCCCACAACTAAAGATTTATTTGTTATTAGTTCCAAGGCCATTCCAGGTAATGAAAAGAAAATCTCTCTGCTAGAGAATGAAATCACCGAGCAGGGTATAGATATTATTTCAACTAGAGATGAACTCATTCATGTATCAGGCCATCCTGGTAGAAATGATTTAGCAAAACTTTATCAAGAGTACCTACCGGATTATATTGTACCCATTCACGGTGAGTCTCTCTTTCTAAAGAAACATATTGAATTTATCGATTCACTAAATTCAAACGCACAGGCCATTCACATTTCAAACTTTGACGAACTCTCTATTAATAATAGACTTGAAATTGAAGTTCAAAAAACAACACCCTTAAGGCCTATCTTAATTCATGGTAAGGCGATAGAAATTGAGCGAGAACATATCTCAGTTAGAAGAAAGCTCTCTAACCAAGGGGCCATATTTCTCTCTATCAAGACAGACTCACTACTTAAGAGAAAAATCCAATATGAATATAGCTTCTTTGGACTACCAAATTTCTTTAACGACGATAAAGAAGACTTCGAGTACCTAATCAATAGTGAATTAAGTGGAAGAAAAGTAAAATTACTTGAGAAAACAGCTGATGAGATTAGGATTATTATTCGTCGCTACGCACATAATAGGTTAGGGTACAAGCCCGTTACCGTTGTCCACTTCGTTTAG
- a CDS encoding flagellin N-terminal helical domain-containing protein, whose translation MGLRIATNMASQSVQKNLSEVSTKSQASLEKLSSGKRVNKASDDAAGLAIATNLKAQTKGLRQATRNANDGVSMVQTAEGGLNEVSNILVRLRELTVQASSDTVGEAERGFLDKEYQQLTTEVDRIAESTTFNGTNLLNGEGGGTLDIQVGAFAGEQNRIEFDSDSANATADEIGIGGTSIADKGDALDAIENIDSAIQAVSGHRANLGSIQSRLQSTVANLETQAINQDSARSVIEDVDVAAETANMASNNVVKNAGVASLAQANQIPNSALRLIG comes from the coding sequence ATGGGTTTAAGAATTGCAACTAACATGGCTTCACAATCAGTTCAGAAAAACTTAAGTGAAGTATCAACAAAGTCACAAGCAAGTTTAGAAAAATTATCATCTGGTAAAAGAGTTAATAAGGCGTCTGATGATGCTGCCGGATTAGCGATTGCCACAAACTTAAAAGCACAGACTAAAGGTCTGAGACAAGCAACTAGAAACGCGAATGACGGTGTCTCAATGGTTCAAACTGCAGAAGGTGGATTGAATGAGGTATCAAATATCCTAGTTCGCTTAAGAGAGCTAACTGTACAAGCATCTTCAGATACTGTTGGAGAGGCTGAAAGAGGATTCCTAGATAAGGAATATCAACAGTTAACTACAGAAGTAGATAGAATTGCAGAATCTACAACATTTAACGGGACTAACCTCTTAAATGGTGAAGGCGGAGGTACACTTGATATTCAAGTAGGTGCGTTTGCTGGAGAACAAAATAGAATTGAATTCGACTCCGACTCGGCCAATGCAACAGCTGATGAAATTGGAATCGGTGGAACATCAATTGCTGATAAAGGTGATGCCTTAGATGCGATTGAAAATATTGATAGCGCAATTCAGGCGGTATCAGGACATAGAGCAAACCTTGGTTCAATCCAATCTAGATTACAATCTACGGTTGCTAATTTAGAAACACAAGCGATCAACCAAGATAGTGCAAGATCGGTAATTGAAGATGTAGATGTCGCCGCAGAAACAGCAAATATGGCATCAAACAATGTTGTTAAGAATGCAGGTGTAGCATCATTAGCACAAGCGAATCAGATACCGAACTCAGCATTAAGACTAATTGGATAA
- a CDS encoding RDD family protein translates to MENLNSNESKEQKNVVFNNEFNFEDFDFKPLNEGLGFHHEERKNGILPQSNKRSQNLSVSRDLKSNNRTTSLGVSNEGITRNGLESMNSLSAFYSESQVIEEAPKLKASDFEVKKPSFKVAPISKQFTAWLIDVLIVAGISAGLLALFVLVSGLNFTKFYEVIGANDLLIFLSTSFSIFYLSYFSILDLQATPGKSLMGVRLVREDGEPILLRDSFLRAFITIISFVTLGLPCLIDFQGKLTDTKIAENV, encoded by the coding sequence ATGGAAAATTTAAATTCAAACGAAAGCAAAGAGCAGAAGAATGTTGTTTTTAATAATGAGTTTAATTTTGAAGACTTTGACTTTAAGCCTTTAAATGAAGGATTAGGTTTTCACCATGAAGAGAGAAAGAATGGAATTCTTCCTCAATCTAATAAAAGAAGTCAAAACCTTTCAGTTTCTAGAGATCTGAAATCAAATAATCGAACGACTAGTTTAGGTGTAAGTAATGAAGGGATTACAAGAAACGGACTAGAGTCAATGAACTCTTTATCTGCTTTCTATTCTGAGTCTCAAGTTATTGAGGAAGCACCTAAGTTAAAAGCTTCTGATTTTGAAGTGAAGAAGCCTTCATTTAAAGTGGCACCAATTTCAAAGCAATTTACAGCCTGGTTAATAGATGTACTTATTGTTGCTGGAATTAGTGCAGGGCTACTAGCATTATTCGTTTTAGTTTCAGGACTTAACTTCACTAAGTTCTATGAAGTTATTGGCGCTAACGACCTTTTGATTTTTCTTAGTACTTCTTTTTCAATTTTCTACTTAAGCTATTTTTCAATCTTAGACTTACAAGCGACCCCTGGAAAAAGTCTGATGGGTGTTAGGCTAGTAAGAGAAGATGGAGAGCCTATACTTTTAAGAGATAGTTTTCTTAGGGCCTTCATTACGATTATATCTTTTGTGACACTTGGGCTACCTTGCTTAATTGATTTTCAAGGGAAGCTAACAGATACAAAGATTGCAGAAAATGTTTAA
- the udk gene encoding uridine kinase gives MYLIGISGGSGSGKTTFANKLINMVKEDISILHMDSYYLNVQPQEHYTAKGNPNYDHPAAFDWELLRTHLSELKRGNPIEVPVYDFVSSSRLQKTTTLNPSDVIVFEGIFSIFDKEIRELLDIRCFLHVDADIRIARRINRDVNERGRTLQSVIAQYYETVRPMYNKFLAPQKDYADFIIGEETDIAASILSAKVNELYKIGKYCLNTTNLNRGGLEVDNHQVNLNHD, from the coding sequence GTGTATCTTATTGGTATATCTGGTGGCTCTGGTTCAGGTAAAACAACCTTCGCCAATAAATTAATTAATATGGTCAAAGAAGATATTTCAATTCTTCACATGGACTCCTATTATTTAAATGTACAGCCACAAGAACACTATACCGCAAAGGGAAATCCAAATTACGATCATCCCGCAGCTTTTGACTGGGAGCTCTTAAGAACACATCTATCAGAGCTCAAGCGTGGCAATCCCATCGAAGTTCCCGTTTACGATTTTGTTTCTTCTTCTAGACTACAGAAAACAACAACACTTAATCCAAGTGATGTGATTGTATTTGAAGGAATTTTCTCAATTTTTGACAAAGAAATTAGAGAGCTACTAGATATTCGCTGCTTTCTTCACGTAGACGCTGATATTAGAATTGCAAGACGTATTAACAGAGACGTCAATGAGCGTGGAAGAACACTTCAATCTGTTATCGCTCAGTACTATGAGACTGTTAGACCAATGTACAATAAATTCTTAGCACCTCAAAAAGATTACGCTGACTTTATCATTGGAGAAGAGACAGATATAGCAGCTTCAATCCTCTCCGCAAAAGTAAACGAACTATACAAGATAGGGAAGTACTGCCTTAACACAACCAACTTAAATAGAGGTGGGTTAGAAGTAGATAACCACCAAGTAAATTTAAATCATGACTAA
- the ftsA gene encoding cell division protein FtsA produces the protein MNEKNIIVGLDVGTTKVCTIVGVQGPDSDLEIIGIGTHPSHGLKKGSVVNIDKTVRSIHSSLEEAKLMAGVNISSATIGIAGSHIYSFNSSGVVAIKGKEITPADVDRVLEAAKAVVIPSDREVLHVIPQEFRVDNTNGIKDPVGMCGVRLEVHVHIVTGSIPLIQNLVKCVEQAGVVANRVTLQPIASSESVLSLEEREMGVILVDIGGGTTDIAIWKEGSLIHSQIIPVGGNHFTNDLAIALKIPHAEAERIKINHGCVLAEQLNQSAHITVQGLSGTKPREVQLSLIADVLGARAEELFQIIRDIIAEKNLGNEITGGIVLTGGGALIKGVAELGEYIIERPTKIGYPAPFGGMTNIMQNPKFSTVLGLLIESNRKDKVHSVENDSNNNQMDLIGKFSDSLKSVFKEIF, from the coding sequence ATGAACGAAAAAAATATCATAGTAGGCCTAGACGTTGGCACAACAAAAGTCTGCACCATTGTCGGTGTGCAAGGCCCTGACTCAGATTTAGAAATTATTGGAATTGGAACTCATCCTAGTCATGGATTGAAGAAAGGCTCTGTCGTCAATATTGATAAGACAGTTCGCTCTATTCATAGCTCTCTAGAAGAAGCTAAACTCATGGCCGGTGTGAATATCAGTAGTGCAACCATTGGAATTGCAGGAAGTCATATTTATAGCTTCAATAGTTCTGGGGTTGTTGCCATTAAGGGGAAAGAGATTACTCCTGCTGATGTAGATAGAGTTCTTGAAGCGGCTAAAGCTGTCGTAATTCCTTCAGATAGAGAAGTTCTCCATGTCATCCCTCAAGAGTTTAGAGTGGATAATACAAATGGAATCAAAGATCCAGTTGGTATGTGTGGTGTTCGTTTAGAAGTTCACGTTCATATTGTGACTGGCTCTATCCCATTAATCCAAAACTTAGTTAAATGTGTTGAGCAAGCTGGCGTTGTTGCAAATAGAGTAACTCTTCAGCCGATCGCTTCATCAGAGTCAGTACTTTCTTTAGAAGAAAGAGAAATGGGTGTGATCCTCGTTGATATTGGTGGCGGAACAACTGACATTGCTATTTGGAAAGAGGGAAGTCTTATACACTCTCAAATTATTCCAGTAGGTGGAAATCATTTTACTAATGATTTGGCGATAGCACTTAAGATTCCTCATGCAGAAGCAGAGAGAATTAAAATTAATCATGGATGTGTTCTTGCTGAGCAATTGAATCAATCGGCGCATATTACTGTACAAGGTTTAAGTGGAACAAAACCAAGAGAAGTACAACTTAGTTTAATAGCAGATGTTCTAGGAGCAAGAGCAGAAGAGTTATTCCAAATAATCAGAGACATTATTGCTGAGAAGAATTTAGGTAATGAAATAACTGGTGGGATTGTACTAACCGGTGGTGGAGCACTTATTAAAGGTGTGGCAGAGCTTGGTGAATACATAATTGAGAGGCCAACTAAAATTGGTTATCCAGCTCCTTTTGGTGGAATGACAAATATTATGCAAAACCCAAAGTTTTCAACTGTGCTTGGACTTTTGATTGAATCAAATAGAAAAGACAAAGTTCATAGCGTGGAAAATGATAGTAATAATAATCAAATGGATTTGATTGGAAAATTTAGTGATTCCTTAAAATCTGTTTTTAAAGAAATTTTTTAA
- a CDS encoding RsmE family RNA methyltransferase → MRAVYIDREFLENELGQEIQLSGDSARHLIKVIRIKKNETILLLNGKGQKCEARSTRIDRREIDLEILSINNISDDRKLSLFLGLPKKDAFESIVKMASEIGIKNIYLYRAEYSQQDIEFTDRLLKLEESAIIQSNNPFRINFLKVDNFSDAFKDYSNVVHFSTFSSTDADSLKFDSETLLVIGPEAGFSQDEEDQIKGFENVSTVKLDTYIMRAPTALAVASGYILKSF, encoded by the coding sequence ATGAGAGCAGTATATATAGATAGAGAATTCTTAGAAAATGAGTTGGGCCAAGAGATTCAACTAAGTGGTGATAGTGCACGTCACCTTATCAAAGTCATTCGAATAAAGAAGAATGAAACAATCCTTTTATTAAATGGTAAAGGACAAAAGTGCGAAGCTAGATCAACGAGAATTGATAGAAGAGAGATAGACTTAGAGATTCTAAGTATTAACAATATTTCCGATGATAGGAAGTTAAGTCTTTTCTTGGGCCTGCCTAAGAAAGATGCATTTGAATCCATTGTTAAAATGGCTTCGGAAATAGGGATTAAAAATATTTATCTCTATAGAGCAGAGTATTCGCAGCAGGATATTGAATTCACAGACCGACTTTTAAAGCTAGAGGAAAGTGCAATCATACAATCTAATAATCCTTTTAGAATCAACTTTTTAAAAGTTGATAACTTCTCTGATGCCTTCAAAGATTATTCAAATGTCGTTCATTTTTCAACTTTCTCATCGACTGATGCAGACTCTTTAAAGTTTGATAGTGAAACATTGTTGGTGATTGGTCCTGAAGCAGGCTTTTCACAGGATGAAGAGGATCAGATTAAAGGATTTGAAAACGTTTCAACGGTTAAACTTGATACATATATTATGCGGGCTCCGACGGCCCTAGCAGTGGCAAGTGGTTATATATTAAAGAGTTTTTGA
- a CDS encoding ABC transporter substrate-binding protein has product MQFKQLIKTFLINSLIPFLFITNLSAKSIKIAISSAPSNLSPFYATDANSQNINRLIHLTLTDFTKKMNFECRLCSSFKERMEGKKHIINFKLRDNVKFWDGTKVSAVDVYNSWEYFTDTNFIKSKFALGLSRIKDVRVLNSNEVELVYDEYNPDNLSDLALLKIVKIDKKDVANNIGYEKIIGAGPYRISKSTELEVVLSPVAEGASELIFKVVKDETTLALKLMNKEIDLSLATVSPRKNFWLKENVKDISFHNVEGTNLIYLGVNHKNEFLKDLKVRKAISLLIPREKIIKYKLKNTATPASSFFSEAFSFLHVKDGEDPYDPKQSELLLKEAGFKKGEDGIWEKGSKKLALTFRVSNNKNTIETVETMKDFLKKGGVSINISVQEWGTFYRNLKQGNFDLAIGQWVGFTGPAILRFVFHSESIPPNGANRGFYVNKEFDSFIDKATTELDEKKRNNYYKKALEISNREYSYINLWHPNIIWIGRKCLKNLDVQPNGSFLPLLKMVNDCE; this is encoded by the coding sequence ATGCAATTTAAGCAACTTATAAAAACTTTTCTAATAAATTCTCTTATACCTTTTCTATTTATAACGAATCTGTCAGCAAAAAGTATAAAAATCGCTATTTCATCAGCACCATCCAATTTGAGCCCGTTCTATGCAACGGATGCTAATTCTCAAAATATTAATAGATTGATTCATCTTACTTTGACAGATTTTACGAAGAAGATGAACTTTGAATGTCGTCTCTGTAGTTCATTTAAAGAAAGAATGGAGGGGAAAAAGCATATTATCAATTTTAAACTTAGGGATAACGTAAAGTTTTGGGATGGTACGAAAGTTTCAGCTGTAGATGTGTACAACTCTTGGGAATACTTTACTGATACTAATTTTATTAAGTCGAAGTTTGCTCTAGGTCTATCAAGAATAAAAGATGTGAGAGTACTAAATAGTAATGAGGTTGAGTTGGTATATGATGAATATAACCCTGACAACCTATCTGATCTCGCGCTTTTAAAAATAGTAAAAATTGATAAGAAAGATGTCGCGAATAATATTGGCTATGAGAAAATTATAGGCGCTGGCCCTTATAGAATTAGCAAAAGCACTGAGCTTGAAGTTGTTCTAAGCCCAGTTGCAGAAGGGGCTTCAGAGCTTATTTTTAAAGTTGTTAAAGACGAAACAACTCTAGCTCTTAAATTAATGAATAAAGAGATTGACCTCTCTCTTGCAACAGTTTCTCCAAGAAAGAATTTTTGGCTCAAAGAAAACGTTAAAGATATTAGCTTTCATAACGTTGAGGGAACAAACTTAATTTATCTGGGTGTGAATCATAAGAATGAATTTTTAAAAGATTTAAAAGTTAGAAAAGCAATTTCACTTCTAATACCGAGAGAAAAAATAATTAAGTATAAACTCAAAAATACTGCAACCCCGGCCTCTAGCTTTTTCTCTGAAGCATTTAGTTTTCTACATGTTAAGGACGGAGAAGATCCATATGATCCAAAGCAAAGTGAACTTCTATTGAAGGAGGCTGGCTTCAAAAAAGGTGAAGATGGAATCTGGGAGAAGGGTTCAAAGAAGTTAGCACTAACGTTTAGGGTCTCAAATAATAAGAATACAATAGAGACAGTTGAGACAATGAAAGACTTTCTTAAGAAGGGAGGGGTTTCTATTAATATTTCTGTTCAGGAGTGGGGAACCTTTTATAGAAACTTGAAGCAGGGAAATTTTGATCTCGCTATCGGACAATGGGTTGGTTTTACTGGTCCAGCTATTTTGAGATTTGTCTTTCATAGTGAATCTATTCCTCCAAACGGCGCAAATCGTGGATTTTATGTGAATAAGGAGTTCGACTCTTTTATTGATAAGGCCACAACTGAGTTAGATGAGAAAAAGAGAAATAATTACTATAAAAAGGCTTTGGAGATTTCAAACCGTGAATATTCTTATATAAACCTCTGGCACCCAAATATTATCTGGATTGGTCGAAAGTGTCTGAAAAATTTAGACGTTCAGCCAAACGGAAGTTTTTTACCTTTATTAAAGATGGTTAACGATTGTGAATGA
- a CDS encoding 50S ribosomal protein L11 methyltransferase, producing the protein MNDKKFYEVKVVFNNTESLDLESLNSRAMGEFDCDGVQEFSLDEPTVDKILGERAYSGGDIPESVIDEVDDVAQCDYLSLVYYFYEGEEVEKSANEFKEFVSLNKNTASALIEERPWDDWNQEWRKHYSPIKVDESLYVVPEWEKDKTDVNEENSLFIYPGMGFGTGEHQTTYLCLKLFMNILDDLKEVDSCLDFGCGSGILGIAAIKKRNMPVVFCDIDKDALNNCLQNLELNFNGKDLSGSSLVSRDKFSASIEHKLVFANILENVLLLEKSLLIDSVASGGYLIVSGLLNNQVDNIVESYSELEKVSVLSKDDWSAILFKKV; encoded by the coding sequence GTGAATGATAAGAAATTCTATGAAGTAAAAGTAGTATTTAATAATACGGAAAGTTTGGATCTAGAGAGCTTAAACTCGCGCGCAATGGGTGAGTTTGACTGTGATGGTGTTCAAGAATTTAGTTTAGATGAACCAACGGTTGATAAGATACTTGGGGAGAGGGCTTACTCTGGTGGAGATATTCCAGAATCAGTCATTGATGAAGTTGATGATGTTGCTCAATGTGATTATCTATCTCTCGTATATTATTTCTATGAAGGTGAAGAGGTAGAAAAAAGTGCAAATGAATTTAAAGAATTTGTTTCACTTAATAAGAATACAGCTTCAGCTCTAATTGAAGAAAGACCTTGGGACGACTGGAATCAGGAGTGGAGAAAACATTATTCTCCTATCAAAGTTGATGAGAGTCTTTATGTCGTACCAGAGTGGGAAAAAGATAAAACAGATGTGAATGAAGAGAATAGTCTGTTTATTTACCCAGGTATGGGGTTTGGAACAGGTGAGCATCAAACCACTTATCTCTGCTTAAAACTCTTTATGAATATTCTAGATGATCTTAAAGAAGTCGACTCATGTTTAGATTTTGGATGTGGCTCTGGAATACTGGGAATTGCAGCAATAAAGAAACGAAATATGCCTGTCGTATTCTGTGATATCGATAAGGATGCCTTGAATAATTGTCTGCAAAACTTAGAGTTAAACTTTAATGGAAAAGATCTATCGGGATCATCTTTAGTTTCAAGAGATAAGTTTAGTGCAAGTATTGAACATAAACTGGTATTCGCAAATATTCTAGAGAATGTACTTTTATTAGAGAAGTCTCTTTTGATTGATTCTGTGGCATCTGGTGGATATCTTATTGTGTCTGGGCTATTAAATAATCAGGTCGATAATATTGTAGAAAGCTATAGTGAATTAGAAAAAGTATCGGTCCTCAGTAAGGATGACTGGTCTGCAATTCTATTTAAGAAAGTATGA